In Dehalococcoidia bacterium, the genomic stretch ATAGGAGATGCCTTCCTGCTTCAGGCTGATTCCCGGGCTGGAAGAGGATGTCATTGTCCTCACTCCCGCCAAGCTCGCGCCATAAACCATATTGATGGCCGAGAGTTCGCTTTCCGCCTGGATGAAGGTGCACCCTTTCCTCTTGGGCAAGTTGGTAGCCATGTACTCCGTCAGCTCATTTTGAGGGGTGATCGGGTAACCGAAATAGCTGGTGCATCCGGCTCGGATGGCCGCTTCCCCGATGGCGCTGTTCCCATCCATCAAAATCTTAGTCACGGTACACCTCGATGGCGATATCCGGGCACACTGTGGCGCAGATAGCACAGCCCGTGCATTGGTGGCTCTCGTTCAACTGAGCCGGCAGGTAACTATTGGAATTCATCTGATCGGAGAGAGAGATCGAGCTCTGGGGACAGAAGGCAATGCAAATCCGGCATCCCTTGCACATCTCCCGATCGATCTCGATATACCCTTTTGCCATGCCAACCTCTGTCTTTTTGAAGTGATATGCCGGGCTCACTCCACCGGCAAGTGAATCGGTTTAACCGAGCAAACCAACGGTTAGTATATCAATAAACGATGCGTAACGCCAACTCAAAAACAAACATTCCCCAAAATGGTGAAAAGTTCCCTCACCAGCGATCGGGAGTTCCCGATGCGTCAGCCGCGATTATTTTCCGGAGATGAAGAGATTGGTAGTGTCACCTGGAGAGAATCGCGATCCGGTTCATCCGAAACCAATTGTCGGTTGCAGTATCGAATATGTTTCCATTATCGATCACCGCGCCGTGGAAACCTGCCTCGTGCACCAGTTCCTCAAGCGCCTCGTTTGACGATTTGTATGGATAGGCCATGAAATGAACCGGGACATCCAGCCTCGATTCGATTTCCCTTTTGCTCGCAATGATTTCCGAGGCGACCCGCGACGGTTCAGACTTGAGCATTTCAGCAAGATCGGGATGCGTTTGGGTGTGTGCTCCGATCAGTATGCCGCCCCGATGCAGCTCTTCCACTTCAGGCCAGACCATGTGGGGAGTCGGGAAAGCCAGTTCCTCAGGAGAACGGTCCCAGTCGTTCATGCGCCTGACTTCAGTTCCGATATAGTCCGTTGGCAGAAAGACGGTGGCCACAAAGGCGTACTTCTTCAGGATGGGGTAAGCGCTGGTATAGAAATTGCGGTAGCCATCGTCGAAGGTGAGGCATATCGGTTCTTCCGGAAGGCCCTTTTCCCCCCGAACGTGTTGCCGGATATCCTCCAGTGTAACTGCTCTGAAGCCATAGGAATGCAGAGCAGACATCTGGGCATCGAATTCCGATGTGGTCATCCAATGCCTGGTGGGAGCCGCCTCGTCCACTTTATGATATGAGAGTATCGGGATTTTCTTTCCCAAATCCACTGCCTCCGACTTTTTCGATCAGAATACGGAGCTGTTCTCTTTCCAGCGCCGGATCAAACTTGTATGCTTGCTTATTGCATCGGTAGAGCAACTCGGCGTAATACTCTTTGTCGGACTCAGCCTGCAGGAGGAGATTAGCCAGTTTGTGAGTGTCACCGGGAGGAAAAAGGCCCGGATAGTCGTTGCCAAGCAGCCCCTGCACGCACGGGATATCGCTCGCAATGACCGGTACACCTGAAACAACGGCTTCGGAAATCACATTTGCGCCGCCTTCCGAAAGCGAAGTCAGCGCCAGAAGATGGCTATTCAGAAGGATTCGCTCTGTTTCCTCCTTCGACTTTTCCCCGAGCCAATGATAGCGCGGGTTCTGCTCAACTTCAAGCGCAGCAGCGCGCCCGAAATCATCGGATAGCGCTTTGCCGATGTGGAGAACCCTGATCCTGGAGCGAAGTGGTAAGAGTCGGGCTGCCTTTGCCGTTCGAAGCGGATCTTTCACCTCGCGCAAATGGCCGATCACGCATACATCGAAGTGACTGGTCGACTTATCAGGCTCGATGGATGGGCGAACGGCCGATTGATAAATGACCATTGTTTTGCTCCGGACAGGCGATGGCAGTAGATCAATTATTGTTGGTTGCAATACCACCAACTGGTCTGCCAGGTTCAGCACCTCTTTTTTGAGGGGTTCTCTTGGCAGGTCCTGATAGATGTCTGTACCCGTGAGGCAAATGATGACGGGGATATCCCCCCTGCGCCGCCGTATGTCCATGACCTGATGGTAGGTCTTGTAGGCATTGAATGCTACTACGATATCGCAGGGTTCGTCGTAGGTATCCCGTCCGGTGATCACATGGTGCCCCAGTGTGCTCAGAAGGGAACTCCATCTCTGGCTGGTAATGATGTTGCCGTTCGTCATCGTCGATGTCGAGGGCACAAGAAAGCGAATATTCATGGCGTATCCTCTTGGCAGGCACTTCTCCTGGAAAGAACGTCTCTGTTGATCTCTGCATAATTCCCGATTTTGATATCAGGTCACACAGTATCTATTCTATCACTTTGAGAGTCGGGAGGTCTCTGATGACTTGCTTTACCGCCAGGGCGTTGGCAAGGAATGTAAACATTTGGTAGAGTTTCGGTTAATGTTCGATAAACGAGCGCCGTATGCTATAGAAATCTGCTGGGGTATGTATTAGAATCTGAAATGATAATGCAGGATCAACAGATGGGCAGCACGGGGTTTGGTGAGGAAACTCATCAGTTAATCTAAGCTCAGGAGATCGTTATGGAGCTGGGTGTTATACTTGTCCTGGTGTTCGGCGCTG encodes the following:
- a CDS encoding 3-methyl-2-oxobutanoate dehydrogenase subunit beta — protein: MDGNSAIGEAAIRAGCTSYFGYPITPQNELTEYMATNLPKRKGCTFIQAESELSAINMVYGASLAGVRTMTSSSSPGISLKQEGISY
- a CDS encoding ferredoxin family protein, whose protein sequence is MAKGYIEIDREMCKGCRICIAFCPQSSISLSDQMNSNSYLPAQLNESHQCTGCAICATVCPDIAIEVYRD
- a CDS encoding polysaccharide deacetylase family protein codes for the protein MGKKIPILSYHKVDEAAPTRHWMTTSEFDAQMSALHSYGFRAVTLEDIRQHVRGEKGLPEEPICLTFDDGYRNFYTSAYPILKKYAFVATVFLPTDYIGTEVRRMNDWDRSPEELAFPTPHMVWPEVEELHRGGILIGAHTQTHPDLAEMLKSEPSRVASEIIASKREIESRLDVPVHFMAYPYKSSNEALEELVHEAGFHGAVIDNGNIFDTATDNWFRMNRIAILSR
- the senB gene encoding selenoneine biosynthesis selenosugar synthase SenB; amino-acid sequence: MNIRFLVPSTSTMTNGNIITSQRWSSLLSTLGHHVITGRDTYDEPCDIVVAFNAYKTYHQVMDIRRRRGDIPVIICLTGTDIYQDLPREPLKKEVLNLADQLVVLQPTIIDLLPSPVRSKTMVIYQSAVRPSIEPDKSTSHFDVCVIGHLREVKDPLRTAKAARLLPLRSRIRVLHIGKALSDDFGRAAALEVEQNPRYHWLGEKSKEETERILLNSHLLALTSLSEGGANVISEAVVSGVPVIASDIPCVQGLLGNDYPGLFPPGDTHKLANLLLQAESDKEYYAELLYRCNKQAYKFDPALEREQLRILIEKVGGSGFGKENPDTLIS